The DNA sequence tttttttttttgaatgcGAAAAACCGTTTATTGACAAAACTAGCCAGCGCAGTAAGCGCTGGGAAGTTCCAAGCTATGACAAAACCGATGGTCACAAGTGAGCccgctgtaccaagcgcacTGCTATTAGGCCTGTATCCTAGCAACACGCTGCGCATGCttaacaaagatcttactcgatCTCGCAGAGTTTTCTCGAGTGTGCCAAAACCGAGCAAGCGAAGAAAATGCTCAGCTGGCAGGGTGAACAATAACAGGGCCCGCGAAGGTGGAAGAGCTGGGGGGCCCAGGGCCTcgccactttttgaaaaataaacaaataaatgtaagtacagtggaacctcgatactacgaagggccaagggagtggcaaaatatgttcgttaTAAAGAGGTTCGCTAACCTATATCGCGGCTCTCTTTCATATTGCCTTACGGTTCTTATGACTATATTTACCTTCTAATAAAGATAAGATTGTCGctgtggtaattgcaatttaagaaATTGCAATTAACGAAAAGAAATTGGGACTTCAACAGGATTCGAACacatggcctctgcgttagcgctgcagtgctctgCAAACTGAGGTATGAAGATCCATACGTTGGgacaggccaatttgttgagtttatCTCAACgcgtgaaaggaatgaaacataatgaagatgatgtgaattGCGGAAGGGGGGCCACACAGTGATTTCGTTTTTACTTTTCACTcagttttccatttttgtttttaactttttgattttcacttcgcCATTTAGCTTTTCGGTtgagatatgatcgtcgcagtggtaattgcaattcaAGCGACGGGATTCTAGCCCATGATTCAACGGGATTCGAGCCCGTGCTCGTTGAAGTCTCGAAATTTTCTTTATCCGGTTTAATTTGCAAAtgccactgcgacgatcatatcttcatttgaatttgtatttccacagttcacatcatcttcattctaTAGTTACCTTCATAACAAAGTAGCCGATGGTCAGATTCTCTActcctctttccttttcttttctcgtGTCTTCTTGCATCAGAGCAATCATTACATCACTTTCTTCTTTGACTGTAAAGGCATACTGAAAATGAACCACGAATCGTTGAGGCTGTTCCTACTTTACTAcatagggagcttaagcgacaacgacggcgacggcgacggcgacggcgacggctacgaaaacgtcacttgaaaAGTGAAGTAGCGCTGCTTCAAATTTTATCCGCTTATTAATTTATTCAATTCGCCAAatcttggcaattttttctggagttgagtTCTAAAggctgtatcgaagttcagaaaaagaagaagaaagtcgttgccttgtgttcacgtcctaccacaaaacgtgaaattaggcatttccaCGTGGTAGTcgtacagtgacggcaaagaaaagtGGTAATGAGCGAAATCCATCGCCGACGTCCTCGAGGATGAAATTAAAGCCCAAAAGTATTAACTTACCTGAGGATTTTTCAAGAATGTGCTCCTGTTTTCAACACAACCACCAGCAGTTGTACCCAGAGTCCACCGATAGCTATGTTTAAACACGTGCCATCTTTTTCTTAATGATAAGATTGACTTGTTTAACACATGACACAAGGTCGCGTTCGTGAAGTACGTGCAGAAATCTTCAAATGCCATCCTAACGACAAAAGATAACATACATAATAACAGAACAAAAAAGAGGCCAAACCGAGAATCGAAAtttatatatagaggatattacacggtggcgcgaagatatgaattttattttcgagtggcaaaacaatattttacgaacgagcgcagcgagtgagtaaaatattgtttttgccacgagtgagtgtaatgttctttttattatgtagacaaaatgacatcgattaaataatagagggaaattaccaaaattacgtcatcgataaactcacgtatGAGATTATGGAAAACAAACCACTctggtcccggatgtagtttttatgaattttacgagtggtatattttccagtaaaactctcgtgtctatataataaatagtaaCAATTACTGTgccaaaaagcaaaaataagtGCTATCAAAGAGACTACGTTGCATAAAAGGACTGTTCAGagtaaaactaaaaagttgGAGAATTTGGTTTAACATCAAAAcattctccctttggtaatcaattgctgatgttgttaggagaaaattgatgttggtcactcttgggacctaaaaGGTTATATCATGACAATAATATAATGATATCACGCAAGAATAGATGTACTGACCAAAATTCACCATCATTTTCGAACACAATTCCAAGCTTTTCTCTGTCactttgtttcagttttttccaCTCTTCCGAGCTGTGAGAAAATATAACACGAACACAATTTCTGTCAATTATCAcacttgaagaaaaacaaatttaaaaaaaaatgaatcgaAAAGTTTCGAGAGATCCGTTAGGACCCGTCACAGTGTATCGCAAGCCCCGCAGATCgggaacaaaatttcaaaatcaaaattagAAGAATACGGGTACAGTATCAAGCCCCAACTTTAACATTGTATAATAACCTATTGTGTACGCCTTACGTGCCTGTTCTTTCATAGGACTCATGGAATTGAACTCATGTGCTTCGACTATCAATGCTTGCTGTTCGTGTTTTATACCAGTTGACTAACGTTGTGTACGTTTCATCGAATTCAGCGACGTTAAAGCCTTTCTGAATCCTTTTCTAATGCCAGTCATTCATGTCGAAACATAACATAACTTTCACAATTCGTTTAGCCACctaggcccagttgttcgaaggccgattaacgcttaacccgggtttctttttcttttgttcaaaagaattttctcggataattttctgttaTTGTTAGAGCTTCccatcatcaacttgtagacaaaaagaattaaaactgaaatcaaatctcgcactaaccctgggctATCtcaacccagctttgaacaacacAGCCCTGGATGCCAAACAAGGTTATGGGTAAAATTGCTGCGTGCGCTTCTTTTTTACCAAACACGAGTTTGACTAGttaatttcttccttttctgcTTTCCActccgagaaaatgaatttcaCTAGATAGCAAGCGACAGAGTCGAAAGTCAAATCAGAACGCTTTTCACACTTGATCATAACAGTCTACAGTGTGCGCTTCTGATTCAGTACAACGCCGATACCGGTTATATATACTGCTAATGAAAACCAGTGTTACAGCCCTTTCGCGCCTTTCCCATGCGGCAGCTCCAGGGATGCGCTATGGCTTTTTTCTTCACGCGCGCACGTTGTTGAAACACACCGTGAAAATTATAGGGTCTGCTACATGTAGctttccggtttttttttttacttactcATCACTCCACGGCCCATTCCACTCCTTCTGTCCCCAGGGGTTCCTTAGACGAATCATGTATAGATGCTGACGATTGAACAAACTGAACAGACCTTCACCAATAGTCATCTGAGAAACACAATTAGCACAGGATCAGATGTCTTAAAATGCTATTCACGAATGGCAAGGTCCAGGTAAGTTAGTTTAGTCAATCGAAAGGCCAGGAATTTGATTTTATAGTCTGGCTTAGAATTGAAACACAACGCTTAGAGCCTCAGGTTGTTATGAATAATCTAATGACCATATATGCACATACTTGGGCCCCGTTCACACCAACTAAACAAGTTAAAATAAACCaggttttaaaattgaaaaaaagagacACGGATAACATAATTGAGCACGAATAACTGAGAATGAAGCTTTAGTCTTTAAATTTCGATTAACGCACTTTgtagtaaaataattatgaaaGCAATCCAAGTAACATAATgacagaaaaacatgaaaaaaagcGTTCTAAACACCCCTTCTTTGTATCTAACCTAAACCCGTCTTCCAGGATCTGCCACTAGCGTCACACTAGTGTCACACTAGTGTCACACTAGTGTCACAATTGCATTTGTAGTGATACGGCTTACCTTCTTTACTGCCGTTACCCCGTATGCATGACCCATCACTAAGCCAGTTTCTGTACGCTTTTCCATCTCGTTTCTGTTTTTGATCttcaaaaagtaaacaaatgacAATTAACCCATTCGTCCCTGGACCGCTCTTAACCGCCCTCGCAAATCCTCGTCCCTTCCGGCTACCGCTTGTGGTATcgtcagttttaacggtcaagggcagctttgtctgctaacttgtacagggtgaagagatctttcaaaccgtACCAGAGTGAGCACGAATCGTTCCAATGGTGCACGAATTTAacccccctctctccatcagGGTTCCATTTCACATGTATTTTAAGCTACATTGATGCACAGTGTACTACAGCGTGCTACAAGTACCAGGAAGGGAACGGGGTCAAAGCAAGTATTTGAGGTCACAGCGAGGAATTGAACTCAAAGCCTCCAGTACAGAAGTCATCATACTAATTGACTACAAGAGTACTAATCCTTGCTCGTTAAATAGAGGATCAGCTGGCAAATACAGAGTAATACAAGTAACTGGAATGTTACAGTTTTTAACGCTACAGGATGTGTCTcagaaaattaatttctttatttcagcATGCATTTTTCTGTACATCACAATCACACTACACTAAAACCCATGGAATGCATTCTGCTGTACTCACCCTTATGGAAGCACTAATGAGAGACTTTTCCTTCATTGATCGCTCCATATTCTTAAACAAGGCTTGTCTTTTTTCCGTATCGTCAGCATAGCCACCATCTTTAAGGTTGACAGACTCACACACTCCTCCAGTGAAGTCTACCAATGCATCACCAGTATTACCTGCTTCTAGAGCTTCATATGACCCTGCCAACCTGTTTTGGAGTAAATTAAGGGTGTGGTCAAGTGGTTAGCACAGGGCTAgagaaaaacttgaattccagcatGTCCTTTGGCAAGTATCTCTCACATCTTGCTTCAACGGGACAACTACAGCCTGTGCTTCCTTGTTTTAGTTAGAGGGTAACTTTCTTGGAGCCttgcagtgttctccctaatttttagctcagcaggtaagggaccattcatggccCGTAAGGCAAACGCAATGTGCCAGAGGCCCACtttcctggggggagggggggaaagGGTTTAGGGAGTGAGGGGCATGGCTTTGACCTCGCTGCGAAATTTAGGAGCTACGTTCTCTGAAATGTCATTCCCTCATTTTGATACCTACTTTACGCAAATCAGCCGTtgttatctttagacaacaattCAAAACATTTGATCCCAAAAATGTCTTGAATGTTCGCTTTCCAAAATGTGTGGCCCATAAaaaaagctgtgtatacttaAGTAAACTTCCAGATATTCTTTCATTACCTTAATCAGATTGGATCACAACTTGCGTACTTTTCAgtgatattaatttttttaaagacaacTTCTTcaattttagtaaaccttcaagcggttgcaggcggtaagaagtgttgcttcagacGGTAAAGGGAACACACTGCTTTGCTCATTGATCAAGTGAGCTTCAAAAGTTACAATGTACATCGTACATTtgtacttgcccagcaagaaaatccacTCGTCCTGGGCTCCCAAATGGAATTTTTTTCAAGCCTAGTTGTCAGGAATTCATTTGCTATTTTGGTTTGGAGACAGAACCCAGGGTCAACTTTTTAGGTTGTTTTAAGTAACGGAAAGGTGTGGTCAAGTGGTTAACAGTGGGTTCCATTTTTATGATGAATTGGTTTGAAGAGTAAACAGAAAGGTAAGCGAGACAAGGGACAAATTGTAATACGTATAATTTGTCCCTTGTCTGgcttaaaaaaatacaataactATTCTTTTCTGTCTTCTCTATAAATCAAAATATGGCCGTAAGTTGAAAATGTTGAAATTACACTGTACAAGTGGCAAGGTGGAAGCATGTCTATGGCCTCCCTTTTTCCATGCCCTGAGTATAAAGTACAGTGAAAATGCCACACATGATCATTTGGTGAGGTTACATGTCCAGCAGAATGTTAGTAATAATAGTGTATTTAATGTCGTTTTCACAAGACAGTAATCCTTGTCTGTTCCTCGGAGATGTACAGCCTTGACATAACTCTTACTTTGCATAAGCTTTCTCGACCAAAGCACTCCAAAATTCATTCTTTTCAGTGGAATGGATGTAAACCAACTTGCCACCAACCGTAGGTAACAGGTCATCAATGACAACTTCGGTCCACTGGCCCTGACGGTAAAACCTAAACCTAAATAAGCCTTGATAATTCCCAACATTCTCAGGGTCCCATTCTTGGTGTTTCATCTCTGGAATTACCTACAGAATGAAGGAATTTAAACTTTAATTGTCATGGGGTGGGACAAACATTGCACTTGGTGTTTTCGGCCGCCATTCAACTCAAAATTATGGAAATTTCTCGTGGAGATCAAATGGAACAGACCATTATTTTATGTTCGGTCCGACCAGAATAATTGCAACCACCTTTGAAGATGGTCCACTTTGACCAGTCTGGTCATTTCATTGCCCCTTTCCAttcgacaaaattgttgtctccaGTACTGCTCTTCTGCATCCTATGCCAAACATTCAGTGGCTTGGGTCAGATCAGTTCAGCTGATTGTATCATTCCATTCAGAGagtgaaatttccaaaatttcaatCCTGAATTTTTCTTGAATAGAAAGCGCTCACAACTCATGACAAAGCTGTGCTCTAGCAGCACCCAGTGGCCACTGGTGCCTACATGTAGCTTTTGCTTCCAGGTGACCAGACAATCATATGCAGGGCATCCCAGATTTTATGGGTTCAGAACCCTGGGCTCCCTTCAACTTTTCTTACAGCAAAACGTCATATGAAAATTAAATCACTCCATCACATGAATGTCACTCGTCATTTTTGTTCCCCTGATTTTGAGGTTTTTTTTGGGAGAATTCCCCACTTGCACCAACAACTCATGTTTATCATGAGCTTTAAAGCAAGATGAAATTGGGCAACGTAagctacatgtacaatgtactgacagctgtcaatgacTGGCTTTGACAAAAGAATTCAAGTGAGCTTCAACTTGTcttgtataaaacaaaaattagtgaacattatttattttaagctcTGATAAACTGAACAGCTTCTAAATAGTGATTACCATACTTTGGAATGAATAGACTGTAAATTACATGTACAATTAATGTAAATTATTGTTCGTTGCAGagcgttttttaattttcatacgAGTTACAGATTCTACTCTTGTTTGGTGTTCAGAATAAAATTTGGTTTAATTTCCTCCAAAAGTCACATTAACTACATGCAGCCTGAGTCAAAATTAAGGCAtcccccccgaaaaaaaaaatccccccccccccctcacaaTAACACCATCCAATTTCTAGCATTTTACTGTGAGGTACTCAGAGCCACAAGGGTTTTTAAAAGACGGGCTTCCAGGGACCATAAAATAAGTGGACATACACGTACAAAATGTGTAGGGTGAATATTAAAAAGGTCAGATTTTATCTGACTTGAGCCTCCTTAATTTAGACAGTCTTAATTGTATACTGAGCATAAAGCACCTCACATTTACATGTTAAGACACTAAGGTCCTGTTTGTACAACAAAAAGGGGATGGGTTAAAGAGCAGGTCCAAGTTGTTGTTCAAATCTCTATCCACTAGAatacgcaattggtttccctaatacttagtcttatccactggataaatcaggATAGCACCATCCAGCTTTTGAACTACTGGGGCTGGGAGATAAGTGGATAGCTAGGCTTCAAAGTAGGCTTCAAAGTCTGGTCTCTGATCCCCTTTAGTTTGGGGATGGAGGTAAGCACACTCTATTCAAACGTTCTTAAAGGATTGGCCCAAAAGAAAAATActaatgatgctgacagttttGACTGACAGTCAGCATCATAAGGATTTTTCTTTCTGGCTATGCTTTAAAAACATTTGAATAGATAATTATTTGAACTTATTAGATTATGTAGCT is a window from the Porites lutea chromosome 10, jaPorLute2.1, whole genome shotgun sequence genome containing:
- the LOC140951090 gene encoding calpain-5-like translates to MVKLYYFENQRYSKLKAQCERNESLFVDPVFPPETKSLYFSRATPPEPVEWKRPKDICAPDPPHLFVDGMSSHDVTQGKLGNCWFVAACSSLALEPSLLEKVIPEMKHQEWDPENVGNYQGLFRFRFYRQGQWTEVVIDDLLPTVGGKLVYIHSTEKNEFWSALVEKAYAKLAGSYEALEAGNTGDALVDFTGGVCESVNLKDGGYADDTEKRQALFKNMERSMKEKSLISASIRIKNRNEMEKRTETGLVMGHAYGVTAVKKMTIGEGLFSLFNRQHLYMIRLRNPWGQKEWNGPWSDDSEEWKKLKQSDREKLGIVFENDGEFWMAFEDFCTYFTNATLCHVLNKSILSLRKRWHVFKHSYRWTLGTTAGGCVENRSTFLKNPQYAFTVKEESDVMIALMQEDTRKEKERGVENLTIGYFVMKVEGNRKYRLHTMFEKAGDSIFINAREVVNKFQLKQGRYVVVPSTYEPNKTGSFLLRVFTEKSSKAMFLDQEHSTGSKIWCCFPQCRTPVCVMSVTVKSASGLEKTSRLSMTPDPYAVICCEGRKVKSPVVKNSLNPTWNTGALFFVRRPQKSRLVIQVWDCNWFWDTFMGQAKISIDINNKAVTETHNLMGRRRNHQVKMPGAVTVEIKCYHDLMAI